A DNA window from Chryseobacterium sp. MEBOG06 contains the following coding sequences:
- a CDS encoding SDR family oxidoreductase, translated as MNLYTQPMLREGALKDKVAIVTGGGSGLGKAMTKYFLELGAHVVITSRNLEKLQTTAKELEEETGGKVLCVACDVRNWDEVEAMKEAALKEFGKIDILLNNAAGNFISPTEKLTHSAFDSILDIVLKGTKNCTLSIGKHWIDSKTPGTVLNIVTTYAWTGSAYVVPSACAKAGVLAMTRSLAVEWAKYGIRFNAIAPGPFPTKGAWDRLLPGDLQEKFDMKKKVPLRRVGEHQELANLAAYLVSDYSAYMNGEVVTIDGGEWLQGAGEFNMLEAIPGEMWDALEAMIKAKKSN; from the coding sequence ATGAACTTATATACACAGCCAATGCTTCGCGAAGGGGCACTAAAAGATAAAGTAGCAATTGTAACAGGTGGCGGAAGCGGGCTTGGAAAAGCAATGACCAAATATTTTCTTGAACTGGGAGCCCATGTGGTAATCACTTCCAGAAATCTGGAGAAATTACAGACCACTGCGAAAGAACTGGAAGAAGAAACGGGAGGTAAGGTGCTTTGTGTAGCTTGTGATGTAAGAAACTGGGATGAGGTAGAAGCAATGAAAGAAGCTGCATTAAAGGAATTTGGTAAAATTGATATCCTTCTTAATAACGCTGCCGGAAATTTTATTTCTCCAACAGAAAAATTAACCCACTCTGCTTTTGATTCCATTCTTGATATTGTTTTAAAAGGGACAAAAAACTGTACTCTTTCTATTGGTAAACACTGGATAGATTCTAAAACTCCGGGAACCGTTCTGAATATTGTTACTACATATGCCTGGACAGGTTCTGCTTATGTAGTTCCATCAGCCTGTGCAAAAGCCGGGGTACTGGCAATGACAAGATCGCTGGCTGTAGAATGGGCTAAATATGGAATTCGTTTCAATGCCATTGCTCCGGGACCTTTTCCTACGAAAGGAGCATGGGACAGACTTCTTCCGGGAGATCTTCAGGAGAAGTTTGATATGAAAAAGAAAGTTCCATTGAGAAGAGTAGGAGAACACCAGGAGCTTGCTAACCTTGCTGCTTATCTGGTTTCAGATTATTCTGCTTACATGAACGGTGAAGTGGTAACCATTGATGGGGGAGAATGGCTCCAGGGAGCGGGAGAATTCAATATGCTTGAAGCAATCCCAGGTGAAATGTGGGATGCGTTGGAGGCGATGATTAAAGCCAAAAAGTCAAATTAA
- a CDS encoding M1 family metallopeptidase: MNVKLPTLVSAVAVLLFSGSAYAQETPKYDYVEAFKPFFYPQTGTETRSASGQPGHAYWQNSADYHLNVSLNEDKKEITGTSEITYTNNSPDKLSFLWLQLDQNLFSKDSRGNGVVPLSGSRNGAHGEEFNGGYTIKSVRIDGKDVKYTITDTRMQIDLAKELKAKGGVAKIVIDYSFVSPDYGSDRMGIQETKNGKVFTMAQWYPRMCVYDDVLGWNTMPYLGASEFYLEYGNITADITVPASHYVVASGELLNEKAVYSKEEINRWNQARNSDKTVTIRSESEIGKNKPSGTKTWKFKITQARDFAWASSAAFILDAAKIDLPSGKKSLAISAYPVESAGDKAWGRSTEYTKAAIEHYSKKWYEYTYPAATNVAGNEGGMEYPGIVFCHMNSKGEDLWGVTDHEFGHNWFPMIVGSNERMFAWMDEGFNTFINGLSTEAFNKGEYYRKPNLARSGSYLMGDYLEPVMVGPDNMRERNIGSLAYYKPATGLSVLREAVLGPEKFDKAFKTYIDRWAFKHPTPWDFFHTMENVSGEELNWFWRGWFFNKWKIDQGIKNVKYVDGDFKNGAQITVENIEQMPMPTTVQMKFKDGTAKIVKIPVEVWKRNTEWTFRVDSDKEISEVRLDPDAVVPDVNAANNVWLSSNIKPVEKINVKDFTGSYKNDKTKFKITFVEHSGKLSAQVSEKYEFPLEYVGDNKFISDQSDLDIVFSKDKKEMTLTEAGRATKFSKE, from the coding sequence ATGAATGTTAAACTTCCAACCCTGGTTTCCGCAGTGGCCGTTTTACTGTTTTCAGGATCTGCTTATGCACAGGAAACACCAAAATATGATTATGTAGAAGCGTTCAAACCGTTTTTCTACCCTCAAACCGGAACTGAAACCCGTTCTGCAAGCGGGCAGCCTGGGCATGCTTACTGGCAGAATTCAGCAGATTATCATCTGAATGTAAGCCTGAATGAAGATAAAAAAGAAATTACAGGAACCTCTGAAATTACCTATACAAACAACAGTCCGGATAAATTAAGTTTTCTCTGGCTGCAGCTGGATCAGAACTTGTTTTCGAAAGACTCCCGCGGAAATGGAGTAGTTCCGCTTTCAGGAAGCCGAAACGGGGCTCACGGCGAAGAGTTTAATGGAGGGTATACTATTAAATCAGTAAGAATTGATGGCAAAGACGTCAAATATACCATTACAGATACAAGAATGCAGATTGATCTGGCTAAAGAATTAAAAGCAAAAGGAGGAGTCGCAAAAATTGTGATTGATTATTCCTTTGTTTCTCCGGATTACGGATCAGACAGAATGGGTATTCAGGAAACCAAAAACGGTAAGGTTTTTACTATGGCACAATGGTATCCGAGGATGTGTGTGTATGACGATGTATTGGGATGGAATACGATGCCTTATCTTGGGGCTTCTGAATTTTATTTAGAATATGGAAATATCACGGCTGATATTACAGTGCCTGCCAGCCATTATGTAGTAGCATCAGGAGAACTGCTTAATGAAAAAGCGGTTTATAGTAAAGAAGAAATCAACAGATGGAATCAGGCTAGAAACAGTGATAAAACGGTAACAATCCGTTCCGAATCTGAAATTGGAAAAAATAAACCTTCCGGTACAAAAACCTGGAAATTTAAAATTACACAAGCAAGAGATTTTGCCTGGGCATCATCTGCCGCATTTATTCTGGATGCCGCAAAAATTGATCTGCCCAGCGGTAAGAAATCTTTAGCCATTTCTGCATACCCTGTAGAGAGCGCTGGTGATAAAGCCTGGGGCAGATCTACAGAATATACCAAGGCTGCCATAGAACATTATTCGAAAAAATGGTATGAATATACTTATCCGGCTGCCACCAATGTTGCTGGGAACGAGGGCGGAATGGAATATCCGGGTATTGTTTTCTGCCATATGAATTCCAAAGGAGAAGATCTTTGGGGAGTCACAGATCATGAATTTGGACACAACTGGTTTCCTATGATCGTAGGCTCTAATGAAAGAATGTTTGCATGGATGGATGAAGGCTTTAATACATTTATCAACGGACTCTCAACAGAAGCTTTTAATAAAGGTGAATATTACAGAAAACCAAATCTTGCCCGGTCAGGAAGTTATCTTATGGGAGATTATCTGGAGCCCGTTATGGTAGGACCTGATAATATGAGAGAACGAAATATTGGATCTCTGGCTTATTATAAGCCGGCAACAGGATTGTCTGTTTTAAGAGAAGCGGTTCTGGGACCTGAAAAATTTGACAAAGCATTTAAAACCTATATCGATCGATGGGCCTTCAAACATCCTACTCCCTGGGATTTCTTCCATACTATGGAAAATGTTTCCGGTGAGGAGCTGAATTGGTTTTGGAGGGGTTGGTTTTTTAATAAATGGAAAATTGATCAGGGGATTAAGAATGTAAAATATGTAGATGGAGACTTTAAAAACGGAGCTCAGATTACTGTTGAAAATATTGAACAGATGCCAATGCCTACTACAGTACAGATGAAATTTAAAGATGGGACAGCAAAAATTGTAAAAATCCCTGTGGAAGTCTGGAAAAGAAATACAGAATGGACTTTCAGAGTAGATTCTGATAAAGAAATCAGTGAAGTGAGACTGGATCCCGATGCTGTAGTTCCGGATGTTAATGCCGCAAATAATGTTTGGTTATCTTCCAATATAAAACCGGTTGAAAAAATTAACGTGAAAGATTTTACAGGAAGTTATAAGAACGACAAAACTAAATTTAAGATAACTTTCGTTGAACACAGCGGGAAACTCTCTGCGCAGGTTTCGGAAAAATATGAATTTCCTCTTGAATATGTGGGAGATAATAAATTTATTTCTGATCAGTCCGATCTTGATATTGTTTTCAGTAAAGACAAAAAAGAAATGACTCTTACAGAAGCGGGAAGAGCTACCAAATTCAGTAAAGAATAA
- a CDS encoding endonuclease/exonuclease/phosphatase family protein — translation MNFRFSMVFLMYFALGFSQDFTVMSFNIRLNVESDKENAWPQRKQDVADLITYYHPDYFGVQEALPEQMKDIKNGLKNYDYVGVGRDNGKEKGEFSAIFYDTRRLDIVKSGTFWLSETPEKPSKGWDAALNRICTYALFKDKKSKKEFLAMNLHFDHIGNVARVKSSELILKKTKELNPKNLPVTLSGDFNLTDDTEPIKILSQNMKDSFYHSESKHYGPVGTFTGFNVNEVPKERIDYIFTKGFSIKSHRHINDRRENLLYPSDHFPVIVNLSL, via the coding sequence ATGAATTTCAGATTTTCAATGGTGTTCCTGATGTATTTTGCATTGGGATTTTCACAGGATTTTACCGTAATGAGCTTTAATATCAGACTGAATGTAGAGTCGGATAAAGAAAATGCATGGCCTCAGAGAAAGCAGGACGTTGCAGATTTAATAACCTATTATCATCCTGATTATTTCGGTGTACAGGAAGCGCTTCCGGAACAGATGAAAGATATCAAAAACGGATTAAAGAACTACGACTACGTTGGGGTAGGAAGAGATAACGGGAAAGAAAAGGGTGAATTTTCAGCGATTTTTTATGATACGAGAAGACTTGATATCGTAAAATCAGGAACATTCTGGCTGTCTGAAACACCGGAAAAGCCTTCAAAAGGATGGGATGCAGCATTGAACAGGATTTGTACCTATGCCTTATTTAAAGATAAAAAATCAAAAAAAGAATTTCTGGCTATGAATCTTCATTTTGATCATATAGGAAATGTAGCAAGAGTAAAATCTTCTGAGCTGATCCTGAAAAAGACCAAAGAGCTCAACCCTAAGAATCTTCCGGTAACTTTGAGCGGAGATTTTAACCTTACAGACGATACAGAACCCATTAAAATCCTTTCTCAGAATATGAAAGACAGTTTTTACCATTCTGAGAGCAAACACTATGGTCCGGTAGGAACTTTTACCGGTTTTAATGTAAATGAAGTGCCCAAAGAACGAATTGATTATATTTTCACAAAAGGATTCAGTATAAAATCTCACAGACACATCAATGACCGAAGAGAAAATCTTCTCTATCCATCAGATCATTTCCCGGTTATTGTAAATCTTTCTTTATAA
- a CDS encoding response regulator transcription factor, producing MKTKILLAEDDPDFGMILKQYLELEDFEVTWFQNPEDIVDLITSDFPFQIGILDVMMPNIDGFSLAKMILKERTKFPLLFLTAKNQKIDRLTGLKIGADDYIPKPCDPEELVLRIRNILKRTLPISTETRIKIGQYHLDTQKLQLSHPKGNVRLTVREQELLLYLLRHNHSTITRDNILDNLWETNDYFTGRSLDVFISRLRKYFINDTEVKIQSLRGIGFEVDFPTS from the coding sequence ATGAAAACTAAAATTCTTCTGGCAGAGGATGATCCGGACTTTGGAATGATCCTGAAACAATATCTGGAACTGGAAGATTTTGAAGTCACCTGGTTTCAGAATCCTGAGGATATTGTGGACCTCATCACTTCTGATTTTCCTTTTCAGATAGGTATTTTAGATGTAATGATGCCTAATATTGACGGTTTCTCACTGGCTAAAATGATTTTAAAGGAAAGAACGAAGTTTCCATTATTATTTTTAACAGCAAAAAATCAGAAAATTGACAGATTAACGGGTTTAAAAATCGGTGCGGATGATTATATTCCAAAGCCATGCGATCCGGAGGAACTGGTTTTAAGAATTAGAAATATATTGAAAAGAACCTTACCCATCAGTACGGAAACCCGGATAAAAATCGGACAATATCACCTGGACACGCAGAAACTTCAGCTTTCCCATCCCAAAGGAAATGTACGGTTGACGGTTCGTGAACAGGAACTTCTTCTATATCTTCTGAGGCATAATCATTCTACAATAACAAGGGATAATATTCTGGATAATCTATGGGAAACCAATGACTATTTCACAGGAAGAAGCCTTGATGTATTTATCAGCAGGCTCCGAAAGTATTTCATCAATGATACAGAAGTAAAAATCCAATCCCTCAGAGGAATTGGATTTGAAGTTGATTTTCCAACCAGTTAA
- a CDS encoding sensor histidine kinase: MMSKSKFLITIFSGLFLLLLGIQTYFIYKTYLVREREIYKEVSLKLEDYTIQLAKKRGDDNAQRKLFIGLNSNRISKQQFLDTFEKNRKSTTNQISNYVDHAFKKENYKIALRVRYISIIFAPTGNKLIEEPIIIFQTRNKVSKPRLSNFGTWETSNNSETFVIQRETDLQILNIKSIVFRELALLILCCIALLAGVLVLYIFTTKNLIRQQKLVEVLHTAVDNISHEFKTPIATLKVASKALKKEWNPETLPLIDRQISRLESLMFQLHKDEIPNELLPVRPEDWDFFVQDLTFTYTQTNFKLENKVMHQLPFDKNLMETVLKNLCENSVKYGSSAVQVKILSSQQNLEIIVKDNGQGIERKELKNIFEKFYRIQSNNIHNTKGLGLGLYFVQKITKKYKGTIEVTSQPKEGTTFKINMPYEN; this comes from the coding sequence ATGATGTCAAAAAGTAAATTTCTTATTACAATTTTTTCTGGACTTTTTCTGCTTCTCCTTGGGATCCAGACCTATTTTATATACAAAACTTATCTGGTAAGGGAAAGGGAAATTTATAAGGAAGTATCTTTAAAACTAGAAGACTATACAATTCAATTAGCAAAAAAAAGAGGTGATGATAATGCTCAGAGAAAATTATTCATTGGTCTTAATAGCAACAGGATAAGCAAGCAGCAATTTCTGGATACCTTTGAAAAAAACAGAAAAAGCACAACCAATCAGATCAGCAACTATGTAGATCATGCATTTAAAAAGGAAAACTATAAAATAGCTTTAAGAGTTCGGTATATATCTATTATATTTGCTCCAACTGGTAATAAACTTATTGAAGAACCTATTATTATTTTCCAAACCAGAAATAAAGTTTCCAAACCAAGGCTCTCAAATTTCGGAACTTGGGAAACATCAAACAATAGTGAAACCTTTGTTATCCAAAGAGAAACTGATCTACAAATTCTGAATATTAAAAGTATTGTATTCAGGGAGCTTGCACTCTTAATACTCTGTTGTATAGCTTTATTAGCAGGTGTTTTGGTGTTGTACATTTTTACTACTAAAAATCTTATCCGACAACAGAAGCTTGTTGAAGTCCTGCATACTGCGGTTGATAATATTTCTCATGAATTTAAAACTCCAATTGCTACTCTAAAGGTAGCATCAAAAGCCCTAAAAAAGGAATGGAATCCGGAAACTCTCCCACTTATAGACCGGCAAATCTCCCGGCTTGAAAGTCTGATGTTTCAGCTTCATAAAGACGAAATCCCCAACGAACTCCTCCCTGTAAGACCTGAAGACTGGGATTTTTTCGTCCAGGATCTTACTTTTACCTACACGCAGACTAATTTTAAACTTGAAAATAAAGTGATGCACCAGCTTCCTTTTGATAAAAATCTCATGGAAACGGTCTTGAAAAATTTGTGTGAAAACAGTGTAAAATATGGTTCGTCTGCTGTACAAGTAAAGATTTTATCCTCACAACAAAATCTTGAAATTATAGTCAAAGATAATGGACAGGGTATTGAAAGAAAGGAACTCAAAAATATTTTCGAAAAATTTTATAGAATACAATCCAATAATATCCATAATACAAAAGGATTAGGGCTCGGTTTATATTTTGTTCAGAAGATTACAAAAAAATATAAGGGTACAATAGAAGTTACCAGCCAGCCTAAAGAAGGAACAACTTTTAAAATAAATATGCCCTATGAAAACTAA